One Kitasatospora sp. NBC_01287 DNA window includes the following coding sequences:
- a CDS encoding NAD(P)H-dependent oxidoreductase, whose translation MTLPTDRRQLLFLLAGGRPGGNTEALARHAAAHLPEDASTTWLHLDDSPLPAFRDDRHTDGAARTPTGGELALLEATLACTDLVIASPVYWGGLAAPAKLYLDHVVGWVRLPGVDLRARMRERTLWGVGVLNGPGLADAQPMVDMLESAADYLDMRFGGVLLGNGDRPGEVLADAPALERAERFFAGASAEPV comes from the coding sequence ATGACCCTGCCGACCGACCGGCGCCAGCTCCTCTTCCTGCTCGCCGGCGGCCGCCCCGGCGGCAACACCGAGGCCCTGGCCCGCCACGCCGCCGCCCACCTGCCCGAGGACGCCTCCACCACCTGGCTGCACCTCGACGACTCACCGCTGCCGGCGTTCCGCGACGACCGCCACACGGACGGCGCCGCACGGACCCCGACCGGCGGCGAACTCGCCCTGCTGGAGGCCACCCTGGCCTGCACCGACCTGGTCATCGCCTCCCCGGTCTACTGGGGCGGCCTGGCAGCCCCGGCCAAGCTCTACCTGGACCACGTGGTCGGCTGGGTACGGCTGCCGGGCGTCGACCTGCGCGCGCGGATGCGGGAGCGGACGCTCTGGGGCGTCGGCGTGCTCAACGGGCCGGGGCTGGCGGACGCGCAGCCGATGGTGGACATGCTGGAGAGCGCCGCCGACTACCTGGACATGCGCTTCGGCGGCGTCCTGCTGGGCAACGGCGACCGTCCGGGCGAGGTCCTGGCGGACGCGCCGGCGCTGGAGCGGGCCGAGCGGTTCTTCGCCGGGGCTTCGGCCGAGCCCGTGTGA
- a CDS encoding NADH-quinone oxidoreductase subunit B family protein — translation MGIEEKLPSGFLLTTVESAAGWVRKASVFPATFGLACCAIEMMTTGAGRYDLARFGMEVFRGSPRQADLMIVAGRVSQKMAPVLRQVYDQMANPKWVISMGVCASSGGMFNNYAIVQGVDHIVPVDIYLPGCPPRPEMLMDAILKLHQKIQHEPLGVNKRRAELEAEEQALHATPTSEMGGLLR, via the coding sequence ATGGGAATCGAGGAGAAGCTGCCGAGCGGCTTTCTGCTCACCACGGTGGAGAGTGCCGCGGGGTGGGTGAGAAAGGCCTCGGTCTTCCCGGCCACCTTCGGGTTGGCCTGCTGCGCCATCGAGATGATGACCACCGGCGCCGGCCGCTACGACCTGGCCCGGTTCGGCATGGAGGTCTTCCGCGGCTCGCCGCGGCAGGCCGACCTGATGATCGTGGCCGGGCGGGTGAGCCAGAAGATGGCCCCGGTGCTTCGCCAGGTCTACGACCAGATGGCCAATCCGAAGTGGGTCATCTCGATGGGCGTCTGCGCGTCCTCGGGCGGCATGTTCAACAACTACGCGATCGTCCAGGGCGTCGACCACATCGTCCCCGTGGACATCTACCTGCCGGGGTGTCCGCCCCGCCCGGAGATGCTGATGGACGCGATCCTCAAGCTGCACCAGAAGATCCAGCACGAGCCGCTCGGCGTGAACAAGCGGCGGGCCGAACTGGAGGCCGAGGAGCAGGCGCTGCACGCCACCCCGACCAGCGAGATGGGGGGGCTGCTGCGAT
- a CDS encoding transcriptional regulator, with product MSSNPSTPDYELADRLELTTAEQVRAISDPLRTTLLGLLHERAATVTELAGAVKRPKSTVAHHVGVLARAGLLRVVRTRRVRAIEERYYGRAARMFYVGLGRQADGVALPPDFNDFEVAAKESNAAYELGQLRGFIRHARLSEERAAEFWQRIDEVIHEFDRLPRSGERVYGFAVGLYPMLDDYPVLPDPQERQES from the coding sequence ATGTCGAGCAATCCCTCAACCCCGGACTACGAACTCGCGGACCGCCTCGAACTCACCACCGCGGAGCAGGTGCGGGCGATCAGCGACCCGCTGCGCACGACCCTGCTCGGCCTGCTGCACGAGCGGGCCGCGACCGTGACGGAGCTGGCCGGCGCGGTCAAGCGCCCCAAGAGCACCGTCGCGCACCACGTCGGCGTCCTGGCCAGGGCCGGACTGCTGCGCGTGGTGCGGACCCGGCGGGTGCGGGCGATCGAGGAGCGCTACTACGGGCGGGCCGCGCGGATGTTCTACGTCGGCCTCGGCCGGCAGGCGGACGGCGTCGCGCTGCCGCCGGACTTCAACGACTTCGAGGTGGCCGCCAAGGAGTCGAACGCGGCCTACGAGCTGGGGCAGTTGCGCGGCTTCATCCGGCACGCGCGGCTGTCCGAGGAGCGGGCGGCGGAGTTCTGGCAGCGGATCGACGAGGTGATCCACGAGTTCGACCGGCTGCCGCGCTCCGGCGAGCGGGTCTACGGGTTCGCCGTGGGCCTGTACCCGATGCTCGACGACTACCCGGTCCTGCCGGACCCGCAGGAGCGGCAGGAGAGTTGA
- a CDS encoding ABC transporter permease encodes MGKAPRRVPKNPYLRALLTPRGLTGLALVGVIALAALFAPLLAPLSPTAQSDTALAGLGAPGHLLGTDEIGRDLLSRLLHGIGTDLEISLIAVPIGALLGGGLAVLAGASKAADVVVQRIFDLILAFPGLILAIAVTAILGPGRLPVVIVIALAEIPGFGRQLRAQILVQRERDYAVAARVGGASRWRVLLRHVLPNAIDPLIVQAAIALSLAVFIEGAMSYLGVGVRPPEPSLGSILSQSMAYLSTHPSYAAAPLVTVTTLVLGFTLIAEALNRGIRR; translated from the coding sequence ATCGGGAAGGCGCCCCGGCGCGTGCCCAAGAACCCCTACCTGCGCGCCCTGCTGACCCCGCGCGGCCTCACCGGCCTGGCCCTGGTGGGCGTGATCGCGCTGGCCGCGCTGTTCGCCCCGCTGCTCGCGCCGCTCTCTCCCACCGCCCAGAGCGACACCGCGCTGGCCGGCCTCGGCGCGCCGGGCCACCTGCTGGGCACCGACGAGATCGGGCGCGACCTGCTCAGCCGGCTGCTGCACGGGATCGGCACCGACCTGGAGATCAGCCTGATCGCGGTGCCGATCGGCGCGCTGCTCGGCGGCGGCCTGGCGGTGCTGGCCGGCGCCTCGAAGGCGGCGGACGTGGTGGTGCAGCGGATCTTCGACCTGATCCTGGCCTTCCCCGGGCTGATCCTGGCGATCGCGGTCACCGCGATCCTGGGACCGGGGCGGCTCCCCGTGGTGATCGTCATCGCCCTGGCCGAGATCCCCGGCTTCGGACGGCAGTTGCGGGCCCAGATCCTGGTCCAGCGCGAGCGCGACTACGCGGTGGCCGCCCGGGTCGGCGGCGCCTCGCGGTGGCGGGTGCTGCTGCGGCACGTGCTGCCGAACGCGATCGACCCGCTGATCGTGCAGGCCGCGATCGCGCTCTCACTGGCGGTCTTCATCGAGGGCGCGATGAGCTACCTGGGGGTGGGCGTGCGCCCACCGGAGCCCTCGCTCGGCTCGATCCTCAGCCAGTCGATGGCCTACCTGTCCACCCACCCGAGCTACGCCGCCGCACCGCTGGTCACCGTGACCACGCTGGTGCTGGGCTTCACCCTGATCGCCGAGGCGCTGAACCGGGGGATCCGCCGATGA
- a CDS encoding arylsulfatase: MSTDTPDAGTPGTPGTPDTDTANAAPQQDPHRRAPYAGFPGTVGRTFADSTPHWPARHRAPERAPNIIVVLIDDMGYSDIGPFGSEIPTPALDAIADRGVRLANYHTMPLCSPARAALLTGLNPHRVGYSFVANADPGFPGYGMEVAKDIPTLAETLHDAGYATYAVGKWHLTRDSVSNAADDRRNWPLQKGFDQYYGVLEGLTSLFHPHQLVRDNSPLDIDEFPDDYYYTDDITDQAIKMVKSLRAHDSDKPFLLYLAHNAVHGPLQAKEADLARHRGRYAEGWDALREHRFGRQLAAGLFPPGTRLPDRNYEAGYDVLAWEELTEVQQKLYARYMEVYAAMVDNVDQNLGRLTGTLAALGELDNTIILFTSDNGGTGEGGAEGTRSYFSRFVHHPDLPDDWNPDVEREISLIGGPQSLVHYPRGWGMASNTPFRLYKGQTYAGGVRVPFVLSWPAGLPRTAGDDGIRQQYQYVTDITPTLLELAGLQRPLERDGKPVQELDGISFAPVLRAKAADSTHHEQYCEMTGNRSYYREGWKLVTLHRPGAPYDDSEWALFDLRTDPTEIDDVAADHPEVVKELSAAWEAAAWQNGVFPLQDGRGALALRHPDDALLRRPVTLLPGTPELERYRSSKLISFRSFDVRIDLGHHGAQDAGVLLSHGDQGGGYSLYVEDGELRFAYNQYGELFEATAGPLAPGARTVLLRARAVADLKWEFDLLVDDVPRGGLGPVHQLIGMAPFQGISVGIDRKSPVSWPLFERHRSFRYTGALRSVTYLPGEPAPYDPETVVQALREAAAAFE, from the coding sequence ATGAGCACCGACACCCCCGACGCCGGCACCCCCGGCACCCCCGGCACCCCCGACACCGACACCGCCAACGCCGCCCCGCAGCAGGACCCGCACCGCCGCGCCCCCTACGCCGGATTCCCCGGCACCGTGGGCCGCACCTTCGCCGACTCCACCCCGCACTGGCCCGCCCGGCACCGCGCGCCCGAGCGCGCCCCCAACATCATCGTCGTGCTGATCGACGACATGGGCTACAGCGACATCGGCCCGTTCGGCTCGGAGATCCCCACCCCGGCGCTGGACGCGATCGCCGACCGGGGCGTGCGGCTGGCCAACTACCACACCATGCCGCTCTGCTCGCCGGCCCGCGCCGCGCTGCTCACCGGCCTCAACCCGCACCGGGTCGGCTACTCCTTCGTGGCCAACGCCGACCCCGGCTTCCCCGGCTACGGCATGGAGGTGGCCAAGGACATCCCGACCCTGGCCGAGACCCTGCACGACGCCGGCTACGCCACCTACGCGGTCGGCAAGTGGCACCTGACCCGCGACTCGGTCTCCAACGCCGCCGACGACCGCCGCAACTGGCCGCTGCAGAAGGGCTTCGACCAGTACTACGGCGTGCTGGAGGGCCTGACCAGCCTCTTCCACCCGCACCAACTCGTGCGCGACAACAGCCCGCTGGACATCGACGAGTTCCCCGACGACTACTACTACACCGACGACATCACCGACCAGGCGATCAAGATGGTCAAGTCGCTGCGCGCCCACGACAGCGACAAGCCCTTCCTCCTCTACCTCGCGCACAACGCCGTGCACGGCCCGCTGCAGGCCAAGGAGGCCGACCTGGCGCGCCACCGCGGCCGCTACGCCGAGGGCTGGGACGCGCTGCGCGAGCACCGATTCGGCCGCCAGCTGGCCGCCGGTCTCTTCCCGCCCGGCACCCGGCTGCCGGACCGCAACTACGAGGCCGGCTACGACGTGCTGGCCTGGGAGGAGCTGACCGAGGTCCAACAGAAGCTCTACGCCCGCTACATGGAGGTCTACGCGGCGATGGTCGACAACGTCGACCAGAACCTCGGACGGCTCACCGGGACGCTGGCCGCGCTCGGCGAACTCGACAACACCATCATCCTGTTCACCTCCGACAACGGCGGCACCGGCGAGGGCGGCGCCGAGGGCACCCGCAGCTACTTCAGCCGCTTCGTGCACCACCCCGACCTGCCCGACGACTGGAACCCGGACGTCGAACGGGAGATCTCGCTGATCGGCGGCCCGCAGAGCCTGGTGCACTACCCGCGCGGCTGGGGCATGGCCTCCAACACCCCCTTCCGGCTCTACAAGGGCCAGACCTACGCGGGCGGCGTGCGGGTCCCCTTCGTCCTCTCCTGGCCGGCCGGCCTGCCGCGCACCGCGGGCGACGACGGGATCCGCCAGCAGTACCAGTACGTCACCGACATCACCCCCACCCTGCTCGAACTCGCGGGCCTGCAGCGGCCGCTGGAGCGGGACGGCAAGCCGGTGCAGGAGCTGGACGGGATCAGCTTCGCGCCGGTGCTGCGCGCCAAGGCCGCCGACAGCACCCACCACGAGCAGTACTGCGAGATGACCGGCAACCGCAGCTACTACCGCGAGGGCTGGAAGCTGGTCACCCTGCACCGTCCGGGCGCCCCCTACGACGACAGCGAGTGGGCGCTGTTCGACCTGCGCACCGACCCCACCGAGATCGACGACGTGGCCGCCGACCACCCCGAGGTGGTCAAGGAGCTGTCCGCCGCCTGGGAGGCGGCCGCCTGGCAGAACGGCGTCTTCCCGCTCCAGGACGGCCGCGGCGCGCTCGCCCTGCGCCACCCGGACGACGCGCTGCTGCGCCGCCCGGTCACCCTGCTGCCCGGCACCCCCGAGCTGGAGCGCTACCGCTCCTCCAAGCTGATCTCCTTCCGCTCCTTCGACGTGCGGATCGATCTCGGCCACCACGGCGCCCAGGACGCCGGGGTGCTCCTCTCGCACGGCGACCAGGGCGGCGGCTACAGCCTCTACGTGGAGGACGGCGAACTGCGCTTCGCCTACAACCAGTACGGCGAGCTCTTCGAGGCCACCGCGGGCCCGCTCGCCCCGGGTGCCCGCACGGTGCTGCTGCGGGCGCGCGCGGTGGCCGACCTCAAGTGGGAGTTCGACCTGCTGGTGGACGACGTGCCGCGCGGCGGCCTCGGCCCGGTCCACCAGCTGATCGGGATGGCTCCGTTCCAGGGCATCAGCGTCGGCATCGACCGCAAGTCCCCGGTCTCCTGGCCGCTCTTCGAACGCCACCGCTCCTTCCGCTACACCGGCGCCCTGCGCTCGGTCACCTACCTCCCGGGCGAGCCCGCCCCGTACGACCCGGAGACGGTGGTCCAGGCCCTGCGGGAGGCGGCGGCGGCGTTCGAGTAG
- a CDS encoding NADH-quinone oxidoreductase subunit A encodes MNAYAPILVLGAIAAAFAVGSVTMASLTGPKRYNRAKLEAYECGIEPTPQPVGGGRFPIKYYLTAMLFIVFDIEIVFLYPWAVSFDALGIFGLVEMLLFIATVFVAYAYVWRRGGLEWD; translated from the coding sequence ATGAATGCCTACGCGCCGATCCTCGTACTGGGTGCCATCGCGGCGGCGTTCGCGGTCGGCTCCGTCACGATGGCTTCGCTGACCGGCCCGAAGCGCTACAACCGGGCCAAGTTGGAAGCCTACGAATGCGGTATCGAACCGACCCCGCAGCCGGTGGGCGGCGGCCGGTTCCCGATCAAGTACTACCTGACGGCGATGCTCTTCATCGTCTTCGACATCGAGATCGTCTTCCTCTACCCGTGGGCGGTCAGCTTCGACGCCCTGGGGATCTTCGGGCTGGTCGAGATGCTCCTGTTCATCGCCACCGTCTTCGTCGCCTACGCCTACGTCTGGCGGCGCGGCGGCCTGGAGTGGGACTGA
- a CDS encoding helix-turn-helix transcriptional regulator, whose product MRVTAARELAHPSRAELALVPVLHALADPHRLTVVRELAAAAPAEVPCGRLDLPVTRSTYTHHFRVLRESGVIRQHYQGREVLNQLRREDLEARFPGLLDSVLAAARTEHRED is encoded by the coding sequence TTGCGCGTCACCGCCGCCCGTGAACTCGCCCACCCGAGCCGCGCGGAGCTCGCGCTGGTGCCCGTGCTGCACGCGCTCGCCGACCCGCACCGGCTGACCGTGGTGCGCGAGCTGGCGGCGGCCGCGCCCGCCGAAGTGCCGTGCGGCCGCCTGGATCTGCCGGTGACGCGCTCCACCTACACCCACCATTTCCGGGTGCTGCGCGAGTCCGGGGTGATCCGGCAGCACTACCAGGGCCGGGAGGTGCTGAACCAGCTGCGCCGCGAGGACCTGGAGGCCCGCTTCCCCGGGCTGCTGGACAGCGTCCTGGCGGCCGCCCGCACGGAACACCGGGAAGACTGA
- a CDS encoding ABC transporter permease — MRGYFLKRLPSALLVLLLASVAVFLILRLIPGDPATTLAGDAGPEAVAAVRARLGLDQSLPVQYLHWLGNVLTGNLGPSYAIGGQVSDLIGGGLGNTVELTLGALVLVLALGLPLGLLGATARSRPLAAAVRILTTAVLAVPPFVTGVVLVLVFAVGLGLLPATGHASILAEPDIGVQYLLLPALCLALPSAAILARYLKDGLERALAEDYVRTATALGVSRRRIVWRHALPNALPPVVTLLGLQVGQLLGGAVLVEAIFAWPGLGQLAEQGVLRRDYPVVQDLLLLLVAVFVAVQLLTDLLYAWLDPRIRWE; from the coding sequence ATGCGCGGCTACTTCCTCAAACGGCTCCCCTCCGCCCTGCTGGTGCTGCTGCTGGCCTCCGTCGCGGTCTTCCTGATCCTGCGGCTGATCCCCGGCGACCCGGCCACCACCCTGGCCGGCGACGCCGGACCCGAGGCGGTCGCGGCGGTCCGCGCCCGGCTCGGCCTCGACCAGTCGCTGCCCGTGCAGTACCTGCACTGGCTCGGCAACGTGCTGACCGGCAACCTCGGCCCGTCCTACGCGATCGGCGGCCAGGTCTCCGACCTGATCGGCGGCGGCCTGGGCAACACCGTCGAACTCACCCTGGGCGCACTGGTCCTGGTGCTCGCCCTGGGCCTGCCGCTCGGGCTGCTCGGCGCCACCGCCCGCAGCCGCCCGCTCGCCGCCGCGGTGCGGATCCTGACCACCGCCGTGCTCGCGGTGCCGCCCTTCGTCACCGGCGTGGTGCTGGTGCTGGTCTTCGCGGTGGGCCTGGGCCTGCTGCCGGCCACCGGGCACGCCTCGATCCTGGCCGAGCCGGACATCGGCGTGCAGTACCTGCTGCTGCCCGCGCTCTGCCTGGCGCTGCCCAGCGCGGCGATCCTGGCCCGCTACCTGAAGGACGGGTTGGAGCGCGCGCTCGCCGAGGACTACGTGCGCACCGCCACCGCGCTCGGCGTCTCCCGGCGCCGGATCGTCTGGCGGCACGCGCTGCCCAACGCGCTGCCCCCGGTGGTCACCCTGCTGGGCCTGCAGGTGGGCCAACTGCTCGGCGGGGCCGTGCTGGTGGAGGCGATCTTCGCCTGGCCCGGCCTGGGCCAGCTGGCCGAGCAGGGGGTGCTGCGGCGCGACTACCCGGTGGTGCAGGACCTGCTCCTGCTGCTGGTCGCGGTCTTCGTCGCCGTCCAGCTGCTCACCGACCTGCTCTACGCCTGGCTCGACCCGCGGATCCGGTGGGAGTGA
- a CDS encoding PIN domain-containing protein produces the protein MIGYLLDTSALWHLFREPGALGPWEGHIAAGAFHLCEPTRTEFLRSATDPAHRDELAESIDTLCRSAAVPKQGWRWVETAQYKLTQKGQHRSAGPVDLLLCATAVHHDLTVLHVDNDFAALARVLTEVRQRDLRG, from the coding sequence GTGATCGGCTACCTGCTGGACACCTCCGCACTCTGGCACCTGTTCCGGGAGCCGGGCGCCCTCGGCCCCTGGGAGGGGCACATCGCGGCCGGCGCCTTCCACCTGTGCGAGCCGACCCGCACCGAGTTCCTCCGCTCCGCCACCGACCCGGCCCATCGCGACGAACTCGCCGAGAGCATCGACACCTTGTGTCGGTCGGCCGCGGTGCCGAAGCAGGGTTGGCGGTGGGTGGAGACCGCCCAGTACAAGCTGACCCAGAAGGGGCAGCACCGGTCGGCCGGCCCCGTCGACCTGCTGCTCTGCGCCACCGCCGTCCACCACGACCTGACCGTGCTGCACGTCGACAACGACTTCGCCGCCCTCGCGAGGGTGCTCACCGAGGTTCGGCAGCGAGACCTGCGGGGCTGA
- a CDS encoding ABC transporter substrate-binding protein, which produces MNAPHTANALSRRNLLRAGGAGAALLTLAACRSAADQSRTAGAGTSATPRRGGTLTVATVIDFTPSLLFAQSADTLLQRLVYNTLTRYDDQLRPQPELATSWQVSPDGTSVTFQLRTDVTFHNGRAFTADDVIFAIKNLQNPVRSAQLRSTAAAVTGFDKKSDHELTLTLAHPVSNLFDLFEFMIITDPATVEDAFAGKQFIGTGPFKFTARTPGSSISFARNDHYFLPQRPYLDGVEVRVIPQADSLLASLRTGQSQLSYSVQGKDIATLQGNSQFGIKQYDTGAGAYYVGVNVTADHVSDKRVRQAIAWALDRDRLVKQALGGYGLASAAPWPKSSPAYSDASAAHYSLDLDKARELLKEAGAGQLTLPLAHSSDPGNTTIAQMVQYDLSQIGITAQLQPTDSPTMQKQLINQTMPALWTLSHGFAQLHPATLAVSAYPFNEAKNSSHFSSPAYTTIVQQAWNRADGDSADAKALYQQITDTLLDEAFVIDLAIAGLVEVATAQVHGATLNKYSYLNLDNAYLAA; this is translated from the coding sequence ATGAACGCCCCCCACACCGCCAACGCCCTCTCCCGCCGGAACCTGCTGCGCGCCGGCGGCGCCGGAGCCGCCCTGCTCACCCTCGCCGCCTGCCGCTCGGCCGCCGACCAGAGCAGGACGGCCGGCGCCGGCACCTCCGCCACCCCGCGCCGGGGCGGCACCCTCACGGTGGCCACCGTGATCGACTTCACCCCGAGCCTGCTCTTCGCGCAGAGCGCCGACACCCTGCTGCAGCGCCTCGTCTACAACACGCTGACCAGGTACGACGACCAGCTGCGCCCGCAACCCGAGCTGGCCACCAGCTGGCAGGTCTCCCCCGACGGCACCTCCGTCACCTTCCAGCTGCGCACCGACGTCACCTTCCACAACGGCCGCGCCTTCACCGCCGACGACGTGATCTTCGCGATCAAGAACCTGCAGAACCCGGTGCGCTCGGCCCAGCTGCGCTCCACCGCCGCCGCCGTCACCGGCTTCGACAAGAAGAGCGACCACGAGCTGACCCTCACCCTGGCCCACCCGGTGAGCAACCTCTTCGACCTCTTCGAATTCATGATCATCACGGACCCGGCCACCGTCGAGGACGCCTTCGCGGGCAAGCAGTTCATCGGCACCGGCCCGTTCAAGTTCACCGCCCGCACCCCCGGCTCCTCGATCAGCTTCGCCCGCAACGACCACTACTTCCTCCCCCAGCGCCCCTACCTGGACGGCGTGGAGGTCCGGGTGATCCCGCAGGCCGACTCGCTGCTCGCCTCGCTGAGGACCGGCCAGTCCCAGCTCTCCTACTCGGTGCAGGGCAAGGACATCGCCACGCTGCAGGGCAACAGCCAGTTCGGGATCAAGCAGTACGACACCGGCGCGGGCGCCTACTACGTGGGCGTCAACGTCACCGCCGACCACGTCAGCGACAAGCGGGTGCGCCAGGCCATCGCCTGGGCGCTGGACCGCGACCGGCTGGTCAAGCAGGCGCTCGGCGGCTACGGCCTGGCTTCCGCCGCGCCCTGGCCCAAGTCCTCCCCCGCCTACAGCGACGCCTCCGCCGCCCACTACAGCCTCGACCTGGACAAGGCCCGCGAGCTGCTCAAGGAGGCCGGCGCCGGGCAGTTGACGCTGCCGCTCGCGCACTCCTCCGACCCGGGCAACACCACCATCGCGCAGATGGTCCAGTACGACCTGTCCCAGATCGGCATCACCGCCCAGCTGCAGCCCACCGACTCGCCCACCATGCAGAAGCAGCTGATCAACCAGACCATGCCGGCCCTGTGGACGCTCAGCCACGGCTTCGCCCAGCTGCACCCGGCCACCCTCGCGGTGAGCGCCTACCCCTTCAACGAGGCCAAGAACAGCTCGCACTTCAGCTCGCCGGCCTACACCACGATCGTGCAGCAGGCCTGGAACCGGGCCGACGGCGACAGCGCGGACGCCAAGGCGCTCTACCAGCAGATCACCGACACCCTGCTGGACGAGGCCTTCGTGATCGACCTGGCGATCGCCGGCCTGGTGGAGGTGGCCACCGCCCAGGTGCACGGCGCGACCCTCAACAAGTACTCCTACCTCAACCTCGACAACGCCTACCTGGCGGCCTGA
- a CDS encoding type II toxin-antitoxin system VapB family antitoxin: protein MSVTQIDIDDEALATAMRLMGSSTKKETVNTALREYVQRIARLEAAEKLAARGADGEFDAAAAAHAAAKRARQEHLG from the coding sequence ATGAGCGTCACCCAGATCGACATCGACGACGAGGCGCTCGCCACCGCGATGCGGCTGATGGGCTCCAGCACGAAGAAGGAGACCGTCAACACCGCGCTCCGGGAGTACGTGCAGCGGATCGCGCGACTGGAGGCCGCCGAGAAGCTCGCGGCCCGCGGTGCCGACGGCGAGTTCGACGCCGCCGCGGCCGCGCACGCCGCCGCCAAGCGGGCGCGCCAGGAGCACCTCGGGTGA
- a CDS encoding ABC transporter ATP-binding protein, translating into MSTVLEVNELRVEFDGTPAVAGVGFSLAAGDTLGIVGESGSGKSTTALALLRMLPAPGRITGGSVRLAGQDLAALDEEALRALRGRKIAMIFQDPMSSLNPVLTIGRHLHEALRAHGVRDKAVRERRALELLDLVGIPSAAERLADHPHQFSGGQRQRVMIALALANEPEVLVADEPTTALDATVQRQILDLLERINRETCTALVLITHDLGVVARSCRRLLVMRDGGVVEEGLTAELLTRPRHPYTQQLLAAVPRLEEPSAAAANSTPGPEVLLAATGLRKTFRGRRRRGGPVLALDGVDLVLRPGETLGIVGESGSGKSTLAKALVQVHRQDSGTILFRGRPLAAVEREVQMVFQDPYASLNPRMTVGRIIAEPMIAHGLPDREARVARLLTQVGLDPAAADRYPRAFSGGQRQRIGIARALAPEPSVLICDEPVSALDVSVQAQVIELLAELQRELGLAIVFIAHDLAVVRRISHRIAVLHQGRVVETGPADQVLADPQDPYTRTLLAAAPRLPAPQESTA; encoded by the coding sequence ATGAGCACCGTCCTCGAAGTCAACGAGCTGCGCGTGGAGTTCGACGGCACCCCCGCCGTCGCCGGGGTCGGCTTCTCGCTGGCGGCCGGCGACACGCTGGGCATCGTCGGCGAGTCCGGCTCCGGCAAGTCGACCACCGCGCTGGCGCTGCTGCGGATGCTGCCCGCCCCCGGGCGGATCACCGGCGGCAGCGTGCGGCTGGCCGGCCAGGACCTGGCCGCGCTGGACGAGGAGGCGCTGCGCGCGCTGCGCGGGCGGAAGATCGCGATGATCTTCCAGGACCCGATGTCCTCGCTCAACCCGGTGCTCACCATCGGCCGCCACCTGCACGAGGCGCTGCGCGCGCACGGCGTGCGGGACAAGGCGGTGCGCGAGCGGCGGGCACTGGAGCTGCTCGACCTGGTGGGCATCCCGAGCGCCGCCGAGCGGCTGGCCGATCACCCGCACCAGTTCTCCGGCGGCCAGCGCCAGCGGGTGATGATCGCGCTGGCGCTGGCCAACGAGCCCGAGGTGCTGGTCGCCGACGAGCCGACCACCGCGCTGGACGCCACCGTGCAGCGCCAGATCCTGGACCTGCTGGAGCGGATCAACCGGGAGACCTGCACCGCGCTGGTGCTGATCACCCACGACCTGGGCGTGGTGGCCCGCAGCTGCCGCCGACTGCTGGTGATGCGCGACGGCGGCGTGGTCGAGGAGGGGCTCACCGCCGAGCTGCTGACGCGTCCTCGGCATCCGTACACCCAGCAGCTGCTGGCCGCCGTGCCGCGCCTGGAGGAGCCCTCCGCGGCCGCCGCCAACAGCACCCCGGGCCCGGAGGTGCTGCTGGCCGCCACCGGCCTGCGCAAGACCTTCCGCGGTCGGCGCCGGCGCGGCGGCCCGGTCCTCGCGCTGGACGGGGTGGACCTGGTGCTGCGTCCGGGCGAGACGCTCGGCATCGTCGGCGAGTCCGGCTCCGGCAAGTCCACCCTGGCCAAGGCGCTGGTCCAGGTGCACCGCCAGGACAGCGGCACGATCCTCTTCCGGGGCCGGCCCCTGGCGGCGGTCGAGCGCGAGGTGCAGATGGTCTTCCAGGATCCGTACGCCTCGCTCAACCCCCGGATGACGGTGGGCCGGATCATCGCCGAGCCGATGATCGCCCACGGCCTGCCCGACCGCGAGGCGCGGGTGGCCCGGCTGCTCACCCAGGTCGGCCTGGACCCGGCCGCCGCCGACCGCTACCCGCGCGCCTTCTCCGGCGGCCAGCGCCAGCGGATCGGCATCGCCAGGGCGTTGGCCCCCGAACCGTCCGTGCTGATCTGCGACGAGCCGGTATCCGCGCTCGACGTCTCGGTGCAGGCCCAGGTGATCGAGCTGCTGGCCGAGCTGCAGCGGGAGTTGGGCCTGGCCATCGTCTTCATCGCGCACGACCTCGCGGTGGTGCGGCGGATCAGCCACCGGATCGCGGTGCTGCACCAGGGCCGGGTGGTCGAGACCGGCCCGGCCGACCAGGTCCTCGCCGACCCGCAGGACCCGTACACCCGAACCCTGCTGGCCGCCGCCCCGCGGCTGCCCGCACCCCAGGAGAGCACCGCATGA